One window of Cervus elaphus chromosome 2, mCerEla1.1, whole genome shotgun sequence genomic DNA carries:
- the LOC122705122 gene encoding olfactory receptor 143-like codes for MTMENASSVSEFILMGLTDQPKLQLPLFFLFLLNYLVTVVGNLYLMILICLNSHLHTPMYFYLFNLSFTDICYSSVFTPKMLISFIADRNVISFRGCMSQLFFFCFFVNSECYVLTAMAYDRYVAICKPLLYTTAMSPQVCSLLMSGSYVMGFAGAMVHTGFMMRLIFCDSNIINHYMCDIFPLLQLSCSSTYANEIVVSAVVGTVVILSSLIIFISYALILFNICHMPSSKGWSKALSTCGSHITTVSLFYGFALLTYVRLPSSGFVEQGKFYTVFSTNVVPMLNPLIYSLRNKDVKIAVKKILKRITN; via the coding sequence ATGACTATGGAAAATGCCTCCTCTGTGAGTGAGTTTATCCTTATGGGATTGACAGACCAACCTAAACTCCAGCTACctctgtttttcctgtttttgctGAACTACCTGGTCACTGTGGTGGGCAATTTATACTTGATGATTCTAATTTGTCTGAATTCACACCTGCACACACCCATGTACTTTTATCTCTTCAATCTCTCCTTCACTGATATCTGTTACTCATCTGTCTTTACCCCCAAAATGCTAATAAGCTTTATTGCCGACAGGAATGTCATCTCCTTTAGAGGATGTATGTCCCAGctgtttttcttctgcttttttgtcAACTCTGAGTGCTATGTGTTGACAGCCATGGCCTAtgatcgctatgtggccatctgtaagccctTGCTCTACACAACGGCCATGTCCCCTCAGGTGTGTTCTCTGCTGATGTCTGGTTCATATGTGATGGGGTTTGCTGGAGCCATGGTCCACACAGGATTTATGATGAGGCTGATATTCTGTGATTCCAATATCATCAACCATTATATGTGTGACATCTTCCCACTGCTCCAGCTCTCCTGCAGCAGCACTTATGCCAATGAGATTGTGGTTTCTGCTGTTGTGGGAACAGTTGTCATATTGTCCAGCctcattatctttatttcttatGCTTTGATTCTTTTCAATATCTGTCATATGCCATCATCTAAAGGTTGGTCCAAAGCCTTGAGCACCTGTGGTTCCCACATTACAACAGTTAGTCTATTCTATGGATTTGCGCTGCTCACTTATGTCAGGCTACCATCTTCTGGGTTTGTGGAGCAGGGAAAGTTTTACACAGTGTTTTCCACCAATGTGGTACCCATGCTGAACCCTCTCATTTATAGCCTCAGGAACAAGGATGTCAAAATTGCTGTGAAGAAAATCCTGAAGAGAATTACAAACTGA